The following proteins come from a genomic window of Halomarina ordinaria:
- a CDS encoding PfkB family carbohydrate kinase — MDSPSRAVYEALPDALDANSPVRVTALPDGSVDTFGPVHVGAGTVVEDRTDFAGRVEAGASKSFRLVPRRREPGGQATNMALQAHALSDDVTLYGYLDDPLFADLPFETVSMGTPARVSVCEFVEGDVVLAEASGDVSAWDLAALDDVADLEAALGADAVCCGNWVSIPGMTDALRALGDHLLADVFVFDPGDLTGTDPSFLADFLDALAVVGDGWSRVVLSVNRREADALASAGGVGTDATGVDFAARLAGLRERTGISGVVCHDEAAATAATPDDVVHVANLETEDVTRQTGGGDRFDAGLAHGLAVGWGWRSALGLANTCASYYVERGETVTREDVRPYLAGYV, encoded by the coding sequence ATGGATTCTCCCTCCCGCGCGGTCTACGAGGCACTGCCGGACGCACTCGACGCCAACAGTCCCGTCCGCGTCACGGCGCTCCCCGACGGGAGCGTCGACACGTTCGGTCCGGTCCACGTCGGCGCGGGAACCGTCGTCGAGGACCGGACCGACTTCGCCGGGCGCGTCGAGGCCGGCGCCTCGAAGTCGTTCCGTCTCGTCCCCCGCCGCCGCGAACCGGGGGGCCAGGCGACGAACATGGCACTGCAGGCCCACGCGCTCTCGGACGACGTGACGCTCTACGGCTACCTCGACGACCCCCTCTTCGCCGACCTCCCGTTCGAGACGGTCTCGATGGGGACGCCCGCCCGCGTGTCGGTCTGTGAGTTCGTCGAGGGCGACGTCGTCCTCGCGGAGGCCTCCGGGGACGTCTCCGCGTGGGACCTCGCCGCCCTCGACGACGTCGCGGACCTGGAGGCGGCGCTCGGGGCGGACGCGGTCTGCTGTGGCAACTGGGTGTCGATACCGGGGATGACCGACGCGCTCCGGGCGCTCGGAGACCACCTCCTCGCCGACGTGTTCGTCTTCGACCCGGGCGACCTCACGGGGACCGACCCCTCGTTCCTCGCGGATTTCCTCGACGCGCTGGCGGTGGTGGGTGACGGGTGGTCGCGGGTCGTCCTCAGCGTCAACCGCCGGGAGGCCGACGCGCTCGCGTCGGCCGGCGGCGTCGGCACGGACGCCACCGGCGTCGACTTCGCGGCGCGCCTCGCGGGCCTCCGCGAGCGAACCGGCATCTCGGGGGTGGTCTGTCACGACGAGGCGGCGGCGACCGCGGCCACGCCGGACGACGTGGTCCACGTCGCGAACCTCGAAACCGAGGACGTGACGCGCCAGACCGGCGGCGGCGACCGCTTCGACGCGGGCCTCGCGCACGGGCTCGCCGTGGGGTGGGGGTGGCGCTCCGCGCTCGGCCTCGCCAACACCTGCGCCTCCTACTACGTCGAGCGCGGCGAGACCGTCACCCGCGAGGACGTCCGTCCCTACCTCGCCGGGTACGTCTGA
- a CDS encoding archease — MSFELLSHPADARFRATGPTLAAAFAEAARAFAAISEGGGDDALAFPLELDAEDREALLFDYLAELVLLQELEEVAVARAEDVTVEERANEGGYTLSATVRAGPIDDPLFDVKSPTYSEMRVEPVGEGWVLEATLDI; from the coding sequence GTGAGCTTCGAGTTGCTCTCTCACCCGGCCGACGCCCGCTTCCGGGCGACGGGACCGACGCTCGCGGCGGCGTTCGCCGAGGCCGCCCGGGCGTTCGCCGCCATCTCGGAGGGCGGCGGCGACGACGCACTCGCGTTCCCCCTCGAACTCGACGCCGAGGACCGCGAGGCGCTCCTGTTCGACTACCTCGCCGAACTCGTCCTCCTCCAGGAACTGGAGGAGGTGGCCGTCGCCCGGGCCGAGGACGTGACCGTCGAGGAGCGCGCGAACGAAGGCGGGTACACACTGTCGGCCACCGTCCGCGCCGGTCCCATCGACGACCCGCTGTTCGACGTGAAGAGTCCCACCTACAGCGAGATGCGCGTCGAACCCGTCGGCGAGGGGTGGGTCCTCGAAGCCACCCTCGACATCTGA
- a CDS encoding RtcB family protein → MEPTEVAEDVYEIPRSGDMRVPARVYASEPLLEKMREEGQTLQQVRNVATLPGIQKYSVVLPDGHLGYGFPIGGVAAVEMDGGAISPGGIGFDINCGVRVLRTPLDYEAVQGREEELVERLYDLVPCGLGKGGYVRTDRDDVDGILRDGMEWMREAGHARAADLEHCEEGGRLPGDPDAVPENAKKRGVKQVGSLGSGNHFLEVQRVTDLYDEATADAYGLREDQVVVMIHSGSRGLGHQVCQEYIRRFEREYPDLVDSLPDRQLVYAPLGDEAAEDYRRAMYAAANFAWANRQAMTQAVRQTFEELFDEARVDLVYDVCHNIAKEETHEVDGEEMDLLVHRKGATRAFPAGHPEVPAAYRDVGQPVLLPGSMGTHSYVLAGSDRSLELSFGSTAHGAGRLKSRTQAKKDYEAGSLTQRLRGEGVYVKARSGETVAEEAPGAYKDVDEVVRVSDALGIGTKVARMRPIANIKG, encoded by the coding sequence ATGGAACCAACCGAAGTCGCCGAGGACGTCTACGAGATTCCGCGCTCCGGCGACATGCGCGTCCCGGCGCGCGTCTACGCCTCCGAACCCCTGCTGGAGAAGATGCGCGAGGAGGGCCAGACCCTCCAGCAGGTGCGCAACGTCGCCACCCTCCCGGGCATCCAGAAGTACTCCGTCGTCCTCCCCGACGGCCACCTCGGTTACGGCTTCCCCATCGGTGGGGTGGCAGCCGTCGAGATGGACGGCGGCGCCATCTCCCCGGGCGGCATCGGCTTCGACATCAACTGCGGGGTGCGCGTCCTCCGTACCCCCCTCGACTACGAGGCGGTGCAGGGCCGCGAGGAGGAACTCGTCGAGCGCCTCTACGACCTCGTCCCCTGCGGCCTCGGGAAGGGCGGGTACGTCCGGACCGACCGCGACGACGTCGACGGCATCCTCCGCGACGGGATGGAGTGGATGCGCGAGGCGGGCCACGCCCGCGCGGCCGACCTCGAACACTGCGAGGAGGGGGGCCGACTGCCGGGGGACCCCGACGCCGTCCCCGAGAACGCGAAGAAGCGGGGCGTCAAGCAGGTCGGGTCGCTCGGCTCCGGTAACCACTTCCTCGAGGTCCAGCGCGTCACCGACCTCTACGACGAGGCCACCGCCGACGCCTACGGCCTCCGCGAGGACCAGGTCGTCGTGATGATCCACTCGGGGTCGCGCGGCCTCGGTCACCAGGTGTGCCAGGAGTACATCCGGCGCTTCGAGCGGGAGTACCCCGACCTGGTGGACTCGCTCCCGGACCGCCAGCTCGTCTACGCCCCCCTCGGCGACGAGGCGGCCGAGGACTACCGCCGCGCGATGTACGCCGCGGCCAACTTCGCGTGGGCCAACCGACAGGCGATGACGCAGGCCGTCCGGCAGACGTTCGAGGAACTGTTCGACGAGGCGCGCGTCGACCTCGTCTACGACGTCTGTCACAACATCGCCAAGGAGGAGACCCACGAGGTCGACGGCGAGGAGATGGACCTGCTCGTCCACCGCAAGGGGGCGACGCGGGCGTTCCCCGCCGGCCACCCGGAGGTGCCCGCGGCCTACCGCGACGTCGGCCAGCCCGTCCTCCTCCCGGGGAGCATGGGGACACACTCGTACGTCCTCGCGGGCAGCGACCGGTCGCTCGAGTTGAGTTTCGGCTCGACCGCCCACGGTGCGGGCCGCCTGAAGTCCCGGACGCAGGCGAAGAAGGACTACGAGGCGGGGAGCCTCACCCAGCGCCTCCGGGGCGAGGGCGTCTACGTGAAGGCGCGCTCGGGCGAGACGGTCGCCGAGGAAGCTCCCGGCGCGTACAAGGACGTCGACGAGGTGGTCCGCGTCAGCGACGCCCTCGGCATCGGGACGAAGGTGGCGCGGATGCGCCCCATCGCGAACATCAAGGGCTGA
- a CDS encoding HalOD1 output domain-containing protein, with amino-acid sequence MSPGGNRWDGEGRPDRTVLNRAQFTDTDAESLLATVTIALGEVLDEDPMLLEPPLASVAEWDALERLFTEQRPGESVIEYVAFTYRDVEVVIRGSGEVLVCEPR; translated from the coding sequence ATGTCGCCAGGTGGGAATCGGTGGGACGGTGAGGGACGGCCGGACCGGACGGTGCTCAATCGAGCGCAGTTCACCGACACCGACGCCGAATCACTCCTCGCGACTGTCACGATAGCCCTCGGCGAGGTCCTCGACGAGGACCCGATGCTGCTCGAACCCCCGCTCGCGAGCGTCGCCGAGTGGGACGCGCTCGAACGCCTCTTCACCGAACAGCGCCCCGGCGAGAGCGTCATCGAGTACGTGGCGTTCACCTACCGCGACGTCGAGGTCGTCATCCGCGGGAGCGGCGAGGTCCTCGTCTGCGAACCGCGCTGA